The Calypte anna isolate BGI_N300 chromosome 2, bCalAnn1_v1.p, whole genome shotgun sequence genome includes a window with the following:
- the GPAA1 gene encoding glycosylphosphatidylinositol anchor attachment 1 protein isoform X2, producing MGLLSDPHCRRALSRLVLRLNTPLCLLSYLLGLGWFLALPLPPLAPRTYMSENAMGSTMVEETFGMGERALSYAREFAGHKKKAGGMPVAWLERTMWSLGLEVHRQPFTLTLPFPDETRERYMVKGTNVYGILRAPRASSTEALVLSVPCSPGTQNNQALGLMLALAAHFRGQIYWAKDIIFLVNEHDLLGMEAWLEAYHDINLTEVQSSGALGRAGAIQAAISLELSSDVVTSLDVGVEGLNGQLPNLDLLNLFHAFCQKNGLLCTIQGKLPRPEGDSLPAYAHSLQTLLLMVLAQASGRPRGDHGLFLRYRIEAITLRGINSFRQYKYDLTTLGKTLEGMFRKLNNLLERLHQSYFFYLLPSLSRFVSIGLYMPAFGFLILVLILKALDLWMKLSKGETGNAERLWDGDHGVREEPRPGLLALVPPLVVCHAAGLALYFLPVLGQHVATQHFPVSEAEAVVLTLIAIYVAGMALPHNAHRALSGGGSDRGWMVLKLVALLYLALQLGCLALLNFSLGFILAATMVPAAAAVTPNGPRVLLGVLLVLGTPAVTLLLTIFLQRELEEAPAGLGEGWQLFLGALGEGLLQHHLYGSILYPFLALGAHPCWLLLWNVLCWK from the exons ATGGGGCTGCTGTCCGACCCCCACTGCCGGCGGGCGCTCTCCCGCCTGGTCCTGCGCCTCAACACCCCCCTCTG CCTCCTGAGCTACCTGCTGGGTCTGGGGTGGTTCCTggccctgcccctgccccctcTGGCCCCCCGTACCTACATGTCAGAGAACGCCATGGGATCCACCATGGTGGAGGAGACGTTTGGGATGGGGGAGCGGGCGCTCTCCTACGCACGCGAGTTTGCGGGGCACAAGAAAAAAGCGGG gggcaTGCCAGTGGCCTGGCTGGAGAGGACCATGTGGAGCCTGGGGCTGGAGGTTCACCGCCAGCCCTTCACCCTCACCCTGCCCTTCCCCGACGAGACCCGTGAGCGATAC ATGGTGAAGGGCACCAATGTCTACGGGATCCTGCGGGCGCCGCGGGCGTCCAGCACCGAGGCGCTGGTGCTGAGCGTGCCCTGCTCCCCGGGGACTCAAAACAACCAAGCCCTAGGGCTGATGTTGGCCCTCGCCGCACACTTCAGAG GCCAGATCTACTGGGCCAAGGACATCATCTTCCTGGTGAATGAGCACGACCTGCTGGGCATGGAAGCCTGGCTGGAGGCGTACCACGACATCAACCTCACTG AGGTGCAGTCCTCAGGGGCACTGGGCCGGGCAGGGGCCATCCAGGCAGCCATCTCCCTGGAGCTCAGCAGTGATGTGGTGACCAGCCTGGATGTGGGGGTGGAGGGGCTGAACGGGCAGCTGCCCAACCTCGACCTCCTCAACCTCTTCCACGCCTTCTGCCAGAAGAACGGGCTGCTCTGCACCATCCAGGGCAAG CTCCCCCGCCCCGAGGGGGACTCCCTCCCTGCCTACGCCCACAGCCTGCAGACCCTCCTGCTGATGGTGCTGGCCCAGGCCTCAGGCAGACCCCGGGGGGACCACGGGCTCTTCCTGCGCTACCGCATCGAGGCCATCACCCTGCGGGGCATCAACAGCTTCAGGCAGTACAAATACGACCTGACCACCCTGGGAAA GACCCTGGAGGGGATGTTTCGGAAGCTGAACAACCTCCTGGAGCGCCTGCACCAGTCCTACTTCTTCTacctcctgccctccctctcACGCTTTGTCTCCATCGGGCTCTATATGCCGGCCTTCGGCTTCCTCATCCTCGTCCTCATCCTCAAG GCCCTGGACCTCTGGATGAAGCTCAGCAAGGGAGAGACGGGCAACGCCGAGCGGCTCTGGGACGGCGACCATGGGGTCAGGGAG GAGCCTCGTCCTGGTCTGCTGGCCCTGGTGCCACCGCTGGTGGTGTGCCACGCTGCCGGGCTGGCCCTCTACTTCCTGCCAGTGCTGGGCCAGCACGTGGCCACCCAGCACTTCCCGGTGTCCGAGGCCGAAGCCGTGGTCCTCACCCTCATCGCCATCTACGTGGCGGGCATGGCCCTGCCCCACAACGCCCACAG ggcGCTGTCGGGGGGTGGCAGTGACCGTGGGTGGATGGTGCTGAAGTTGGTGGCCCTGCTCTACTTGGCACTGCAGCTGGGCTGCCTCGCTCTCCTCAACTTCTCCCTGGGCTTCATCCTGGCAGCCACCATGGTGCCTGCAGCCGCCGCCGTCACCCCCAACGGGCCCAG ggtgctgctgggggtgctgctggtgctggggacGCCAGCGGTGACGCTGCTGCTGACCATCTTCCTGCAGcgggagctggaggaggccccggcagggctgggggagggctgGCAGCTCTTCCTGGGGGCACTGGGCGAGGGGCTACTCCAGCACCACCTCTACGGGTCCATCCTTTACCCCTTCCTGGCCCTCGGAGCCCAcccctgctggctgctgctctggaacGTGCTCTGCTGGAAGTGA
- the GPAA1 gene encoding glycosylphosphatidylinositol anchor attachment 1 protein isoform X1, whose product MGLLSDPHCRRALSRLVLRLNTPLCLLSYLLGLGWFLALPLPPLAPRTYMSENAMGSTMVEETFGMGERALSYAREFAGHKKKAGGMPVAWLERTMWSLGLEVHRQPFTLTLPFPDETRERYMVKGTNVYGILRAPRASSTEALVLSVPCSPGTQNNQALGLMLALAAHFRGQIYWAKDIIFLVNEHDLLGMEAWLEAYHDINLTEVQSSGALGRAGAIQAAISLELSSDVVTSLDVGVEGLNGQLPNLDLLNLFHAFCQKNGLLCTIQGKLPRPEGDSLPAYAHSLQTLLLMVLAQASGRPRGDHGLFLRYRIEAITLRGINSFRQYKYDLTTLGKTLEGMFRKLNNLLERLHQSYFFYLLPSLSRFVSIGLYMPAFGFLILVLILKALDLWMKLSKGETGNAERLWDGDHGVREVEPRPGLLALVPPLVVCHAAGLALYFLPVLGQHVATQHFPVSEAEAVVLTLIAIYVAGMALPHNAHRALSGGGSDRGWMVLKLVALLYLALQLGCLALLNFSLGFILAATMVPAAAAVTPNGPRVLLGVLLVLGTPAVTLLLTIFLQRELEEAPAGLGEGWQLFLGALGEGLLQHHLYGSILYPFLALGAHPCWLLLWNVLCWK is encoded by the exons ATGGGGCTGCTGTCCGACCCCCACTGCCGGCGGGCGCTCTCCCGCCTGGTCCTGCGCCTCAACACCCCCCTCTG CCTCCTGAGCTACCTGCTGGGTCTGGGGTGGTTCCTggccctgcccctgccccctcTGGCCCCCCGTACCTACATGTCAGAGAACGCCATGGGATCCACCATGGTGGAGGAGACGTTTGGGATGGGGGAGCGGGCGCTCTCCTACGCACGCGAGTTTGCGGGGCACAAGAAAAAAGCGGG gggcaTGCCAGTGGCCTGGCTGGAGAGGACCATGTGGAGCCTGGGGCTGGAGGTTCACCGCCAGCCCTTCACCCTCACCCTGCCCTTCCCCGACGAGACCCGTGAGCGATAC ATGGTGAAGGGCACCAATGTCTACGGGATCCTGCGGGCGCCGCGGGCGTCCAGCACCGAGGCGCTGGTGCTGAGCGTGCCCTGCTCCCCGGGGACTCAAAACAACCAAGCCCTAGGGCTGATGTTGGCCCTCGCCGCACACTTCAGAG GCCAGATCTACTGGGCCAAGGACATCATCTTCCTGGTGAATGAGCACGACCTGCTGGGCATGGAAGCCTGGCTGGAGGCGTACCACGACATCAACCTCACTG AGGTGCAGTCCTCAGGGGCACTGGGCCGGGCAGGGGCCATCCAGGCAGCCATCTCCCTGGAGCTCAGCAGTGATGTGGTGACCAGCCTGGATGTGGGGGTGGAGGGGCTGAACGGGCAGCTGCCCAACCTCGACCTCCTCAACCTCTTCCACGCCTTCTGCCAGAAGAACGGGCTGCTCTGCACCATCCAGGGCAAG CTCCCCCGCCCCGAGGGGGACTCCCTCCCTGCCTACGCCCACAGCCTGCAGACCCTCCTGCTGATGGTGCTGGCCCAGGCCTCAGGCAGACCCCGGGGGGACCACGGGCTCTTCCTGCGCTACCGCATCGAGGCCATCACCCTGCGGGGCATCAACAGCTTCAGGCAGTACAAATACGACCTGACCACCCTGGGAAA GACCCTGGAGGGGATGTTTCGGAAGCTGAACAACCTCCTGGAGCGCCTGCACCAGTCCTACTTCTTCTacctcctgccctccctctcACGCTTTGTCTCCATCGGGCTCTATATGCCGGCCTTCGGCTTCCTCATCCTCGTCCTCATCCTCAAG GCCCTGGACCTCTGGATGAAGCTCAGCAAGGGAGAGACGGGCAACGCCGAGCGGCTCTGGGACGGCGACCATGGGGTCAGGGAGGTG GAGCCTCGTCCTGGTCTGCTGGCCCTGGTGCCACCGCTGGTGGTGTGCCACGCTGCCGGGCTGGCCCTCTACTTCCTGCCAGTGCTGGGCCAGCACGTGGCCACCCAGCACTTCCCGGTGTCCGAGGCCGAAGCCGTGGTCCTCACCCTCATCGCCATCTACGTGGCGGGCATGGCCCTGCCCCACAACGCCCACAG ggcGCTGTCGGGGGGTGGCAGTGACCGTGGGTGGATGGTGCTGAAGTTGGTGGCCCTGCTCTACTTGGCACTGCAGCTGGGCTGCCTCGCTCTCCTCAACTTCTCCCTGGGCTTCATCCTGGCAGCCACCATGGTGCCTGCAGCCGCCGCCGTCACCCCCAACGGGCCCAG ggtgctgctgggggtgctgctggtgctggggacGCCAGCGGTGACGCTGCTGCTGACCATCTTCCTGCAGcgggagctggaggaggccccggcagggctgggggagggctgGCAGCTCTTCCTGGGGGCACTGGGCGAGGGGCTACTCCAGCACCACCTCTACGGGTCCATCCTTTACCCCTTCCTGGCCCTCGGAGCCCAcccctgctggctgctgctctggaacGTGCTCTGCTGGAAGTGA
- the GPAA1 gene encoding glycosylphosphatidylinositol anchor attachment 1 protein isoform X3, translating into MGLLSDPHCRRALSRLVLRLNTPLCLLSYLLGLGWFLALPLPPLAPRTYMSENAMGSTMVEETFGMGERALSYAREFAGHKKKAGGMPVAWLERTMWSLGLEVHRQPFTLTLPFPDETRERYMVKGTNVYGILRAPRASSTEALVLSVPCSPGTQNNQALGLMLALAAHFRGQIYWAKDIIFLVNEHDLLGMEAWLEAYHDINLTEVQSSGALGRAGAIQAAISLELSSDVVTSLDVGVEGLNGQLPNLDLLNLFHAFCQKNGLLCTIQGKLPRPEGDSLPAYAHSLQTLLLMVLAQASGRPRGDHGLFLRYRIEAITLRGINSFRQYKYDLTTLGKTLEGMFRKLNNLLERLHQSYFFYLLPSLSRFVSIGLYMPAFGFLILVLILKALDLWMKLSKGETGNAERLWDGDHGEPRPGLLALVPPLVVCHAAGLALYFLPVLGQHVATQHFPVSEAEAVVLTLIAIYVAGMALPHNAHRALSGGGSDRGWMVLKLVALLYLALQLGCLALLNFSLGFILAATMVPAAAAVTPNGPRVLLGVLLVLGTPAVTLLLTIFLQRELEEAPAGLGEGWQLFLGALGEGLLQHHLYGSILYPFLALGAHPCWLLLWNVLCWK; encoded by the exons ATGGGGCTGCTGTCCGACCCCCACTGCCGGCGGGCGCTCTCCCGCCTGGTCCTGCGCCTCAACACCCCCCTCTG CCTCCTGAGCTACCTGCTGGGTCTGGGGTGGTTCCTggccctgcccctgccccctcTGGCCCCCCGTACCTACATGTCAGAGAACGCCATGGGATCCACCATGGTGGAGGAGACGTTTGGGATGGGGGAGCGGGCGCTCTCCTACGCACGCGAGTTTGCGGGGCACAAGAAAAAAGCGGG gggcaTGCCAGTGGCCTGGCTGGAGAGGACCATGTGGAGCCTGGGGCTGGAGGTTCACCGCCAGCCCTTCACCCTCACCCTGCCCTTCCCCGACGAGACCCGTGAGCGATAC ATGGTGAAGGGCACCAATGTCTACGGGATCCTGCGGGCGCCGCGGGCGTCCAGCACCGAGGCGCTGGTGCTGAGCGTGCCCTGCTCCCCGGGGACTCAAAACAACCAAGCCCTAGGGCTGATGTTGGCCCTCGCCGCACACTTCAGAG GCCAGATCTACTGGGCCAAGGACATCATCTTCCTGGTGAATGAGCACGACCTGCTGGGCATGGAAGCCTGGCTGGAGGCGTACCACGACATCAACCTCACTG AGGTGCAGTCCTCAGGGGCACTGGGCCGGGCAGGGGCCATCCAGGCAGCCATCTCCCTGGAGCTCAGCAGTGATGTGGTGACCAGCCTGGATGTGGGGGTGGAGGGGCTGAACGGGCAGCTGCCCAACCTCGACCTCCTCAACCTCTTCCACGCCTTCTGCCAGAAGAACGGGCTGCTCTGCACCATCCAGGGCAAG CTCCCCCGCCCCGAGGGGGACTCCCTCCCTGCCTACGCCCACAGCCTGCAGACCCTCCTGCTGATGGTGCTGGCCCAGGCCTCAGGCAGACCCCGGGGGGACCACGGGCTCTTCCTGCGCTACCGCATCGAGGCCATCACCCTGCGGGGCATCAACAGCTTCAGGCAGTACAAATACGACCTGACCACCCTGGGAAA GACCCTGGAGGGGATGTTTCGGAAGCTGAACAACCTCCTGGAGCGCCTGCACCAGTCCTACTTCTTCTacctcctgccctccctctcACGCTTTGTCTCCATCGGGCTCTATATGCCGGCCTTCGGCTTCCTCATCCTCGTCCTCATCCTCAAG GCCCTGGACCTCTGGATGAAGCTCAGCAAGGGAGAGACGGGCAACGCCGAGCGGCTCTGGGACGGCGACCATGGG GAGCCTCGTCCTGGTCTGCTGGCCCTGGTGCCACCGCTGGTGGTGTGCCACGCTGCCGGGCTGGCCCTCTACTTCCTGCCAGTGCTGGGCCAGCACGTGGCCACCCAGCACTTCCCGGTGTCCGAGGCCGAAGCCGTGGTCCTCACCCTCATCGCCATCTACGTGGCGGGCATGGCCCTGCCCCACAACGCCCACAG ggcGCTGTCGGGGGGTGGCAGTGACCGTGGGTGGATGGTGCTGAAGTTGGTGGCCCTGCTCTACTTGGCACTGCAGCTGGGCTGCCTCGCTCTCCTCAACTTCTCCCTGGGCTTCATCCTGGCAGCCACCATGGTGCCTGCAGCCGCCGCCGTCACCCCCAACGGGCCCAG ggtgctgctgggggtgctgctggtgctggggacGCCAGCGGTGACGCTGCTGCTGACCATCTTCCTGCAGcgggagctggaggaggccccggcagggctgggggagggctgGCAGCTCTTCCTGGGGGCACTGGGCGAGGGGCTACTCCAGCACCACCTCTACGGGTCCATCCTTTACCCCTTCCTGGCCCTCGGAGCCCAcccctgctggctgctgctctggaacGTGCTCTGCTGGAAGTGA
- the LOC103535213 gene encoding LOW QUALITY PROTEIN: cytochrome c1, heme protein, mitochondrial (The sequence of the model RefSeq protein was modified relative to this genomic sequence to represent the inferred CDS: deleted 1 base in 1 codon) yields the protein MAAVAVRTLPLRPYGRLLLPRARTATAPAPMSSLAGLSRSRKVALTALGVLAAGGGGLALALRSSLDAGELEMHPPSFPWSHGGPLDALDHSSLRRGFQVYKQVCSACHSMEYVAFRNLIGVTHTEAEAKALAEEVEVQDGPDENGEMFMRPGKISDYFPKPYPNAEAARAANNGALPPDLSYIVNARHGGEDYVFSLLTGYCDPPAGVTVREGLHYNPYFPGQAIGMAPPIYNEVLEYDDGTPASMSQIAKDVCTFLRWAAEPEHDHRKRMGLKMLMISGLLISLVFYMKRHKWSVMKSRKMIYRPPK from the exons ATGGCGGCGGTGGCGGTGCGGACGCTCCCGCTTCGGCCCTACGGCCGCCTCCTGCTGCCGCGGGCCCGGACCGCGACCGCCCCG GCCCCCATGTCGTCCTTGGCCGGGCTTTCCCGCAGCAGGAAGGTGGCTCTGACAGCTCTGGGGGTGTTGGCAGCGGGT GGGGGGGGCCTGGCCCTGGCCCTGCGCTCCAGCCTGGACGctggggagctggagatgcATCCCCCCAGCTTCCCCTGGAGCCACGGAGGCCCCCTGGATGCCCTTGACCACAGCAG CCTGCGGCGTGGTTTCCAGGTGTACAAGCAGGTCTGCTCAGCGTGCCACAGCATGGAGTACGTGGCCTTCCGCAACCTCATCGGCGTCACCCACACCGAGGCCGAGGCCAAGGCGCTGGCTGAGGAG GTGGAGGTGCAGGACGGTCCGGATGAGAACGGGGAGATGTTCATGCGTCCCGGGAAGATCTCAGACTACTTCCCCAAGCCCTACCCCAACGCTGAGGCAGCGCGGGCGGCCAACAACGGGGCTCTGCCCCCTGACCTCAGCTACATCGTCAACGCTCG GCATGGGGGCGAGGATTATGTGTTCTCCCTGCTGACCGGGTACTGCGACCCCCCTGCCGGGGTGACGGTGAGGGAGGGGCTGCACTACAACCCCTACTTCCCGGGTCAGGCCATCGGCATGGCCCCCCCGATCTACAATGAGGTCCTGGAGTATGACGATG GGACCCCCGCCAGCATGTCACAGATTGCCAAGGATGTCTGCACCTTCCTGCGGTGGGCGGCAGAGCCCGAGCACGACCACCGCAAGCGGATGGGATTGAAG ATGCTGATGATCTCAGGACTCCTCATCTCCCTCGTCTTCTACATGAAACGCCACAAATGGTCTGTgatgaagagcaggaaaatgatTTACCGGCCCCCCAAATAA
- the SHARPIN gene encoding sharpin, with product MAVRAGLARPSRLPPLPAAALRLHLSVEPAAGGQRRFRLGLRQPEAAGSGNVDEYDLKDISYRVQSPTCHELRVPGCSSDEPLVLHFEEEREAQKWWSIVSSSLREVQKASDSTLPAQPSLLPAAAGGVSAEQDPEADLSSELSEKEDLALHLAQAIENGDEEVASRCAVALARQQATLSILWKESNYPTEDIGMKVVVEDATSSASITIPVRAHTTIAALKQQVFRDYGFHPLVQRWIIGQCLCLDERTVSSYGIRGDGDTAFLYLLSARMTELTEQRYEEDQARVMLSDADTDSQGHRYNTLPNMSPKKGWGNEASRKMDTGEIRRHLDALQLGDPAGQPAATSLPSPVQAGWACPKCTFINKPTRPGCEMCSTDRPEDYVVPGGYQPDERERRRLQQEQEGIRQYQQALEAERLRNFQQLLRAEEEVLVPNREVLECQICFQQVAPGQGVLLRECLHNFCRECLRQVINYSEEPEVSCPFRDDSYACSSHLQEREIRALVSPEEYRRFLERSLVLAERRSHNSFHCKTTDCRGWCIYEDSVNEFRCPICQALNCLLCKAIHEGRNCRQYQDDLRVQAQNDSAARQTNDMLQTLVQVGEAMHCPTCLIIVQKKDGCDWIRCTVCQTEICWVTKGPRWGPGGPGDTSGGCRCNVNGQRCHPHCQNCH from the exons ATGGCGGTGCGGGCGGGGCTGGCGCGGCCCTCCCGCCTCCCACCGCTGCCCGCCGCCGCCCTGCGCCTGCATCTCAGTGTCGAACcggcggcgggcgggcagcGCCGCTTCCGCCTGGGTCTGAGGCAACCGGAGGCGGCCGGTAGCGGG aaTGTGGATGAGTACGACCTGAAGGACATCTCGTACAGGGTGCAGAGCCCCACGTGCCACGAGCTGCGAGTGCCCGGGTGCTCCTCAGATGAGCCCCTGGTGCTGCACTTCGAGGAGGAACGGGAGGCACAGAAGTGGTGGAGCATCGTCAGCAGCTCCCTGAGGGAGGTGCAGAAAG cCTCAGACAGCacactgccagcccagccctccctcctgcctgctgctgccggGGGCGTCTCTGCCGAGCAGGATCCGGAAGCAGATCTGTCCTCAGAGCTTTCTGAGAAAG AGGATTTGGCCCTCCACCTGGCCCAGGCCATCGAGAACGGTGACGAGGAGGTGGCCTCACGGTGTGCTGTGGCTCTGGCTCGCCAGCAGGCCACGCTCAGCATCCTCTGGAAGGAGTCCAACTACCCCACGGAGGATATCGG CAtgaaggtggtggtggaggaTGCGACGTCTTCAGCCAGCATCACCATCCCTGTCCGTGCTCACACCACCATCGCCGCACTCAAGCAGCAG gtGTTCCGGGACTACGGGTTCCACCCGTTGGTGCAGCGCTGGATCATCGGGCAGTGCCTGTGCCTGGACGAGCGCACAGTGTCCTCCTACGGCATCCGTGGGGATGGTGACACCGCCTTCCTCTACCTGCTCTCAGCCAGGATGACCGAGCTGACGGAGCAGCGCTACGAAGAGGACCAGGCCCGGGTCATGCTCAGCGACGCTGACACCGACAGCCAAGGCCACAGATACAACACCCTGCCCAACATGTCCCCCAAGAAAG GCTGGGGGAATGAAGCCAGCAGGAAGATGGACACTGGGGAGATCAGGAGGCACCTGGATGCACTGCAGCTTGGTGACCCCGCTGGCCAGCCGGCTGCCACCAGCCTGCCCTCCCCTGTGCAG GCGGGCTGGGCCTGTCCCAAGTGCACCTTCATCAACAAACCCACGCGTCCCGGCTGCGAGATGTGCAGCACTGACCGCCCCGAGGACTATGTGGTGCCTGGTGGCTACCAGCCTGACGAGAGGGAGCGGcggaggctgcagcaggagcaggaagggatCCGACAGTACCAGCAG GCGCTGGAGGCTGAGCGGCTGAGGAACTTCCAGCAACTGCTGcgggcagaggaggaggtgctggtgcCCAACcgggaggtgctggagtgtcAGATCTGCTTCCAGCAGGTGGCCCCAGGCCAGGGGGTGCTGCTGCGGGAGTGTCTGCACAACTTCTGCAG GGAGTGTCTGCGCCAGGTGATCAACTACAGCGAGGAGCCCGAGGTGTCCTGTCCCTTCCGTGATGACTCCTatgcctgcagcagccacctccaggaGCGGGAGATCCGGGCG ctggTGTCCCCAGAGGAGTACCGGAGGTTCCTGGAGAGGAGCCTGGTGCTGGCCGAGCGCCGCAGCCACAACAGCTTCCACTGCAAGACCACCGACTGCCGTGGGTGGTGCATCTACGAGGACTCAGTCAACGAGTTCCGCTGCCCCATCTGCCAGGCCCTCAACTGCCTCCTCTGCAAG GCCATCCACGAGGGGAGGAACTGCCGGCAGTACCAGGACGACCTCCGGGTGCAGGCACAGAACGACTCAGCTGCCCGGCAGACCAATGACATGCTGCAG ACGCTGGTGCAGGTTGGGGAGGCCATGCACTGCCCCACCTGTCTCATCATCGTCCAGAAGAAGGACGGCTGCGACTGGATCCGCTGCACCGTCTGCCAGACCGAGATCTGCTGGGTCACCAAGGGGCCGCGATGGGGGCCTGGG GGTCCCGGGGACACCAGCGGTGGCTGTCGCTGCAATGTCAATGGACAGAGGTGCCACCCCCACTGCCAGAACTGCCACTGa